TGATGCATATCGCACAGCCATTTGTCCCAGTCTTGCAAACTCAGGGATGCCAAAAATCCATCACCCTGTGCATAGAGAAGATGCCCGCCATATCGTTGTTCTGTGAGGTAGGGAGCCAGATGATTAGAAAAATCAGACAGGGCACGCTGAAGAGCAACTTGAGCAATTAGTTCTGTCTCAGAATTTCCGTCTTCCCCAATTTTGGGAACCCCTTGACCCAGGACAAAAACAGACCAGTCATTCACAGAAGTTTGCGGAATCAGGCGATCGACCCAACGATGACTTGTTTGGTCACTGGGAGAATTTGTACTGCACAAAAGCTCTGGCAAGAGGTATGGCAGCGTTCGCTGGATAACTTCTGTGACATTTAATTGTTCTCCCGGTTCAAACAATGGAGGCTGCCAAAGCTGATTGCTCTGTGCTTCTGTCCTGGGCTGTTCAGAATAAGAAAGAGAAACGACAGCACCCTTCTCTGACCGGGTTGAGCGAAGACCGAAAGCAGTCGGAATCTTCCAGGTTTGCGTCTGTTTTGCAAGACTTAGACAATACTGCACCTGAGCAAGAATATTGCGTTCTGAGAATACTGGATATGCTGGCGTAATCGCACTTGAGACATTGGCAGCCGATTTTAGGGGCAGTGCGACCCAATAGGATTGCCATTGTGACTCTAAACCACGGTTCCAACCGCTGCGATCAACTTGATTCCAATCAGGGTAATGCTTTTGCAGATGTTGCAGAGCTTGTTGACCGATCGCCAGCCATTCCTGCTTCAAGATCTGTTCTGCATGGATCAGGGTTGCCCGAATCGGATGCCCTTTCACGGTTTGAGGATGATTGCCATTGTCAGGCAAAATCATCATGAGCTGAGTCGGGAAACTGGCTTGGAACTGTCCTGCCTCAGATGGTACTTCAATCCATTGGTTGAAATCAGGATATTGCTGCAAGAGCCAGCGATCGATCAAAGGATGAGCATATAAATTGGGAGCTAGAAGCGTATCAGGGCCATACTTCCAGGCAATTCTCCAACAAATTTTTGCCGCAAGATAGTGCAATAGCCAGGAACCTGCCCAAGCATCTTTTAATGTGCAGCTATTTGGAATTAGATCTTGAACTGGCTCAAAGTTAAACAGCGCCAAATAAGGGCACGATGGATTGCCTGTTTCTGCCGATGCTTGCTCTGACAGATCAAAATAGCCTGTTTCTGCACTAGTGATCGCAGCAGCCAAACTGGCATGACTCCAAACCCAGGTATGACACCACTGTATCGCTCCTAAAGATAAGTCTTGTTGTGAGTGATGAGCAGTAAAGTGGTCTGGATAGCAGCGCCAAAACCACCAAAGCACTTTCTGGGGATCAGCACAGTTAAGAATGGCTGACGGAACAAGTGAGATATCCAATGAGACAAGGTTTTGAATCGATCGATTGACTTGATTTCCCCAATTTCTGTGATGACTCTGGGAACCATCATCGAGATCGATCGGCTGATCCAACAGTTGCCAATCTTGCATACAGTGTAGATGAGATTGTAGATGCAGGCAAAAGTCGATCTTTTGAACGGTTTCACGAGTCGTTAAGTCTGTCCTTTTGAGAGAATACAGCAGCCCCCAGAGTTTACTCTGCCAAAATTGTTGTGACACAAAGAGTTTCCTGCTTCTGATTGCAAATCTATGTCGTGACATTTCAACCTGTCTCGCTCCAAACAGGCTGAAAGGAAAGTGATGCAGGACAGAAGATCTGTCCTAACTGTACTGAGGTTGGAAGGTAAAGCAGATGATGCAAGCGACGGTACTTAAAGTGTTTCCTTTGCTCCGACTAGCATTTGCATCACAAAGGGAATACCCCCCTCCTGGTGATATCGGTCTGCCCATGACCGCAAAAAATCATCCAGTTCTTCCAGAGCTTGATCCACAGAATCCGGCGCAATGTCTAGCTCCTCCAACATCCGGGCAACCTGAGGACGACGTTCTGCCCAATTTTTCATCATGCGAAAATAGCGTGCCGTATCCTCAACCATTAAATAGGTGCGTTCTTCTGTGTCAGCAGGCGAATAGGTCACTCGTGCTAGAGCATAGAAGGGCAGCCCTAAGCAAGTTGAGTCAACGCGGGCGATCGTTCCAGAATACAGCAGTCGCCGTTTAATATGTTCTGCCAGCGACTCACTTAAAGGCGTCCGATGTTGAGCAGGCAAGCTCGACTGGAATCGGTTGTGCAGTGACTCGATGAGTTCCATTAATTGAAATGAGTTGACCAGTTGAGCATCGGGAAGGTTGGGCGGTAGTTTGTCTTCAATTTGCTGCTTCTCAATGCTGGTTAAACCACTGGAAGGAAAGCGAGAACGTCCTGGCTGCCAGGGGTATTTTTCAAGCCAGAGGTAGGGAAACTGAATGAGATAGGGCGGTTCCTGAGAGCCTAATATCTTGTGTAACTTTCCCTCAGTTAGTGCCATCCGCACCTCTTCTACAATCTCCTTGACGCGCCTTGGCTCAATGTGGTGTAGCAGTCCAGTTCTGCGAAGATTTTGATCCTGTTCTACATAGGTTAAATAGACTGCACATTTCGCAGCGGTTGCAGCTGCATCGAGAAAAGCGCCATGACGATGCCCTCCTGACCGAATTGCACTAAAGGCAAGGTAGAACATGATCTGGTCTAACGCACCCAGACTCAGGCATTTGATCAAATCAGTATCAATTGTCATAGCAACCGGAGGTCTCCCTGATTCAAAAACATACAAACGCGATCGTGTAAGAACAGCCGTGAGAGGAATGAGTGAAGTAAGGATCTTCTAACTCATCTGAACCAGCTCTAATATCTCCAAATTTGGAGTTTCCTACTCTACTCGGTAATAAGCCAGAGCTTAATCTTTCAGGCATTACTTTATAGAGACGAGCTTTTGAAACCTGAACAGCTTTTGTTACGCTTAAGCCAATTTTTCTAAAGAAAATCTAAAACCATGGGCTTAAAAACGTGACCTGTTCTCTTAGATAAGCAATGAAAACCAAATTGTAATGCATTAAAAGAATAATGCTCTAACGTCCGGAACCGCGTTGATCAGAATTCATGAAATTACTCCAAAATTTACAAAGATTTGAGAGGACAAGAAGCCACAAGCCAGAGTCAAGGAAGCTGCAAATTGCAAGATTCATTGACAACTAGAGGCATATTCAGCAGGCCATTGGGATGCCATCAGCTACGCGAGCAATTAGCAATTCTCAAGCCTGTACAAAAGTCTTTAAGCGAGATCTTTCATTCAAGCGATCGAGGTTTAACAAAGGTGCTTATTGTTATTCCTGACCAAAGATGAATCTCTTGCTGTATCCCTTTGCCCTCGATTGTAGAGGCAGAATTTGATTGTGTTTCTAGGTGTAAAACCCTCAACGTAGAGAGGGGATACCTCTAGGGGTCTTCCCCCTTATGTGGTGTTGCCCTAACCCATCAATGCTGATTTGAGTACATCACAAGCAACCTTTTTTCAGGTAAACCTTTCACAGCGCAAATCAATTACTTCTGCACTGTAATTGGCAGCAATTGGCAGCTCAAACGACCAGTGCCCTACTTTTAATTCAAGTCTCGCCAAGCGAGAACAGCATGAATTAGAAGGCTCCAATCCCGTTCTTTGACGCTTCGGCAACCCTGATCTCTGCAAAATTTTCAGATTCTTTTCATTAGCCTGAGATAGCAGGACATCGTTTCAATACATCAAATATAAATCTGAGATATCGCTTGCTCATTCAATTCATTCTCCTTGTCCAGATCTACCTACGAATACAAACAATTCTTCTATTTCCTCAACAGGAAAGTTAGCTGAAAAGCGTTTTGTCACTTAATCCGGCAAAATTATCGGCAAAACTAGACAGATAATTCCAAATTAAGTAATAGCTCACCACTCAGTCACAATAGGAAATGCATATAGAAGCATGGTTTATTCATCAGCGTTGTAGGATTTCATCTTTCATTGAGGAATGACCTACTTTTAACATTTTTTTAACATTGTTTTTTGCATTGTAATTTTTTAAGCTGTGCAAAAGTAGCTCCCGGCGATTTGCGAGAGCACCCCGGTTGATTAAACTGAGGCTTGTTCGACTTGCAGGATATATTAATCAAACGAGAAGCGGGATGAGGTCTTTCACCCCTTTCTGCGAAATAAAAAAAGCCCTGCCGAGTAAATCGGTCGAGGGCTAGATGGTTTTGTTGCGTTTTGAGGAGAGAAAACTTGTTTCTCCTTCTCTTTATTTAAGCCAGTTTCTTAGTCTGTGTAAGTAGCGATCGATCTGCGATGATGAATGGCATTGCCCCATAGGGGTCACATACCTCAAAACAACAGAGATTACTCTTTCAATCTTGGAGTAGGTAGGGGATGGTAGAACAAACTTTGACAGGAATAAATATAACGATGTAGATGGACGTATTGACATTAAGGATTTGCTTCTGCACGATAGGATGCTGTATTTCTGCTAAACTACCCTGTTTTCGCATTGCTCGCTTTGATAACTCAATCCCCACTCCAGAATGGTAAAACTTCCCCGCATTCAACTTCCTCAGTCGCTTAAAGAGCGATTAGTTCAAGGACATCCGTGGGTGTACCGCAATCATGTGCCGCCGCAGATCCATTTATCCTCCGGCAGTTGGGTTTTGGTGCAATGTGGAAACTGGACGGGGTATGGGTTATGGGACGAAAATGGACCGATCGCGCTCCGAATCTTTTCTGAGAAGCAGGTTCCCACAGTGCAATGGTTCCGGGATCAGGTGAAAGCCGCTTGGGAACTTCGATTGCCGTTGCGGACTCAAGGCTGCACTGCCTATCGCTGGCTGTTTGGTGAGGGAGATGGATTACCAGGGATTACTGTTGATCTTTATGATCAATTTGCCGTGGTGCAAACCTATATGGAAGGCGCTTCCGTCCTATCAGACTGGCTCATTGATGCACTTCGAGCAACAACATCACTGAAAGGAATTTATCAGCGTACTCAGCACAGACCCCGGCAAGAGAATCAAGGCGATCAACGCGGTGAACCTCAGACCGAGCAAAAAGTTGTGCTCTTATGGGGGCAGCCCGCACCTGCCGATCTAACGGTTCAAGAACATGGACTGCGGTTTCAGGTCAATCTGTTTGCCGGACAAAAAACAGGGCTATTTTTAGATCACCGAGAAAATCGCAGATTTGTTCAAGACTTAAGCCAGGGAAAGGACGTGCTGAACTGCTTTGCCTACACAGGAGCGTTTTCTCTTTATGCGCTGCGCGGCAATGCCCGAACGGTAACCAGCGTTGATATTGGCAAAGGACTCGCCGAAGCTGCTGCCACCAACATCACATTAAATCGGCTTGATGCTGATAAGCATACTTTCATGACCCAGGACTGCTTCACGCTGCTCAACCAATATGTAGAACAGGGACGCTGTTTTGATCTGGTCATTCTTGATCCACCCAGTTTTGCCAAAACAAAGCAAAATCGCCATGCTGCCCAACGCGCCTACATCAAATTGAATGCCTTAGCTCTGCGCTGTGTTGCGCCCAATGGATTACTGGTCACAGCAAGCTGTACAAGCCAGGTGAGCGTGGAAGCATTTAAAGAAGCGATCGCCGCCGCAGGGGCCACAACAGGTCGAAGAATCCAAATTATTCACGAAGCAGGACAACCGATCGATCATCCGGTTCCAGCGCAGTTTCCAGAGGGACGATACCTCAAGTTTGTGGTGGGGCGGGTTAGTTTCGTTCGATGAGGGACAACCAACGCGGATTTTTGGTGACGTAGAGTACAATGAATGTAAAAGACTATAAAAAATTAGCCATAAGACTCGATCGAACTCGATTTAAGGTGTTATATTGGAGGTCGAGAATAGGTTAATCGGTTGCAGTGTTTGTTTCTAGTATTGACGGTTTTTTCACGTTTGGTATTGACAAGCTCCTCTCCGAAATCTCACTCTCTACACCCTCTGATTTTGGAGACTTTCCATGTCGATTTACATTGGTAACTTGTCTTATGACGTTACAGAAGCGGACCTCACCGCTGTTTTTGCAGAATACGGCTCAGTGAAGCGCGTCCAGCTTCCCACCGATCGGGAAACGGGTCGGATGCGCGGTTTTGGCTTTGTCGAAATGGGCACTGATGCAGAAGAGCAAGCAGCAATTGACGCCCTTGATGGCGCAGAGTGGATGGGTCGCGACCTGAAAGTCAATAAGGCAAAGCCCCGTGAAGAAAGAGGCAACTCTTTCGGTGGCGGCGGCGGTGGACGTGGCGGCAACTTTTCTCGCCGTTACTAAATCTTGAACATGACGTGAGATTGGGCTGACTCGATCTCACGTCTGACTGATTGAACAGATCAGTTGTATACATTGGATTAAACCTCAAGAGGCTCAGGCAATATGCTAGAGCCTTTTTTTGTTTGCTAAAAATCTTCGCAGCGTCTCAGCCCCTACCAAATGACCAAACTGTTCTGCTTCTTCTAGCGGTGTGGCGTAATGGTCAATGCGGGTTCTGGCATCTGGATCAGCCCCCTGCTTCAATAACAGTTCGATGCTGCTGGGATCATCCTGGCAGGCAGCATAGTGAAGCGGGGTATCGTCATTCACGCCCCGTTGCTGAATATTGGCTCCAAAGGAAAGCAACAGTGACAAGACCTGCTTTTTATCAGGACGATCGCTCGAAAGAACGGTAATGAGAGAAGGAAAACCATCGTTTGCCTCATCGTTTGGGTCAGCCCCAATTCTAGAAGTGTGCGAATCAATGGCAGTGGACTGTGATACAACGCATATTCCAGGCAGCTTTCTCCGGTATCGGGGCTACGGGTGTGGGGAAAGTCTGTTGGATATCCTAAAAGCGACTGCAGGGCAGCAAGATCTCCCCGCACATACGCTTGATGAAGCGCCAGATAATCCATTGATTTTAGAGTGATTTTTTTAGAGTAATTTTGCGGAGTAGTTCGGCAGGTCTAACCTTGGAACGTTGTGCTTGGCTCGATCGTACCCCTATTGTCAGCACATCTGGTCATTCAAAAAGGAATAACGACATGGTTGTCATGCCGCTGGATTTTCTGTTTCGCTGGCTTGCCGGACTCCTCTCAATCGCTTTGCTGGGAAGTGGCATCTATATTTTGCACCAGTGGTATGAGCGGGAATTAATCGATCGTGCCTGGCTGATTGCAGGTTGGGCGATCGTGGTTTGGTCTGTTGTCGGTTTTTTGCCACTTGCGATTCTTTTTCGTCGTCCTGGACGAGATGAACCCAAAATGCAGCGTAGCTCAACAACGGAGAGAATCTCGCGTCCAGATGGCAGTGAAATTCACGTTGAATTCTATGGTTCTCCAGATGCACCGCCCCTGATCCTGACGCACGGCTGGGGACCCAACAGCACTGTCTGGTACTATGCCAAGAAACAGCTTGCCAATGATTATCGCGTCATTGTTTGGGATCTGCCGGGGCTGGGCAAATCAACCAAACCTCAGAATCGGGATTATTCGATCGAGAAATATGCGCGTGATCTGGAAGCCGTCCTCCAACTTGCCGGGGATCAACCTGCAATTCTGCTGGGTCATAGTATAGGCGGAATGATTCTGCTGACTTTTTGCCGCCTCTTTCCAGAACAGCTAAACCAGCGCGTTGCCGGATTAATTCTGGTGGATACAACCTACACCAATCCGCTCAAGACCACGATCTTCAGTCGGCTGCTGACGGTACTACAAAAACCACTCCTCGAACCACTGCTCTATCTGACGATCGCCCTTTCCCCTGTACTCTGGCTGATTAGCGGCTTGAGCTACCTGAACGGCATGATGTATATAACAACGGAGATCTCTGGCTTTACTGGCCGTGAGACAAGGGGACAGCTTGATTTTTCGACTCGTCTGGGGCTGCTCGGATCGCCGGGTGTGTTGGCAAGAGGCGTACTAGCAATGTTTCGCTTTGATGAGACAAATACCCTGCCGAACATTAATGTTCCAGTGCGAGTGATTGCTGGAGACGCTGATATTGCAACCCTCTTTTCTGCGAATCGTCGCCTCAGTGACGGTATTCCTGATGCGGAGTTGGTGAAACTGCGTCCGGCGGGTCATATGGGGTTGATAGAGCGGAATGCTGAGTTTGCAGAAGCAGTGCGATCGTTCCTGGTGTTACAGTCTAAACCTGCGCAATAGTGTCGATCGCAAAACGAGATACAGTAAACGAGATACAGTAAATGAGTTCTATTTGTAGTGTAAATTTCCCATTCTCATGAGTAGTGCGATCGAGTGGACACCGGAAGCTGAGGCTCGCCTGAAAGAAATTCCCTTTTTTGTGCGTCCGGCAGCACGAAAGAAGATTGAGAAACTGGCGCAAGAGGTTGGGGCAACCCAAATTACGGTTGAAGTGTATGAGCAAGCGAAGCAAAAGTTTGGTTCATCTTGATTTGAATGGCTGGAAGGAATGAGGCGACGTTGATCTTTATCACAACCGCCACCGACAAATCACTGTACTCTGCAAAGACTCCTACCGCCTGACAAAACTGAGTGTGTGCTATGGCAGCGATCGAGATTAAGCCCAACGATAATTTAATTTTGGAAGGAATCCCGCCGATTCCGGCAACATTGGCTGAAACCGTGAATCGATATACAGAGTTCCGGGCAGCCAGCCTTTCTAGTTGGCATCCGATCGATCGATCAATTCTCATCTCGACGCGCTTTAGCGATACGGCTCAGGTGCATCAGGTGAAGTTTCCGCTGGGCAGCCGCAATCAGCTTACTTTCTTTGCTGAACCTGTCTATGGCGCAAGTTATCAGCCGACGCAGGGCGATTATTTCGTCTTTAGCAAAGATATTGGCGGCAATGAGTTTCGGCAGAACTACCGCTATGATCTGGCGACTGGGCAAACAACGCTGCTGACGGATGGAACGTCTAAAAACAGTCGGGGTATCTGGTCGCAGTCCGGTACAGCGATGGTTTACACCTCAACTCGGCGAAACGGCAAAGACACTGATTTGTATTGGATCGAGCCCGGTAATCCCCGCAGCGATCGATTATTAACGCAGGTTGAAGGCGGCGGTTGGTTTCCGCTCGATTGGTCACCGGACGATCGGCAGCTTGTGATCACAGAGTATGTTTCAATTACAGAAACTTATCTCTGGTTGGTTGATGCTCAGTCGGGTGAAAAAACTTTACTAACTCCGAAAGGGGAAGAAACGATTGCTTATCAGGCGGCAGCATTCGATGCTTCTGGGCAAGGTTTATATGTCGTGTGCGATCGCGGCTCGGAGTTTTTGCGGCTGCATTATCTGAATCTAACAACGCAAGACTACACCAGCCTGACGGATCACATTCCCTGGGATGTTGAGCAAATTCAGCTTTCGCCGGATGGAAAAACATTAGCATTCACGACCAATGAAAATGGCATTAGCGTC
The Trichocoleus sp. genome window above contains:
- a CDS encoding type III-B CRISPR-associated protein Cas10/Cmr2; translation: MSQQFWQSKLWGLLYSLKRTDLTTRETVQKIDFCLHLQSHLHCMQDWQLLDQPIDLDDGSQSHHRNWGNQVNRSIQNLVSLDISLVPSAILNCADPQKVLWWFWRCYPDHFTAHHSQQDLSLGAIQWCHTWVWSHASLAAAITSAETGYFDLSEQASAETGNPSCPYLALFNFEPVQDLIPNSCTLKDAWAGSWLLHYLAAKICWRIAWKYGPDTLLAPNLYAHPLIDRWLLQQYPDFNQWIEVPSEAGQFQASFPTQLMMILPDNGNHPQTVKGHPIRATLIHAEQILKQEWLAIGQQALQHLQKHYPDWNQVDRSGWNRGLESQWQSYWVALPLKSAANVSSAITPAYPVFSERNILAQVQYCLSLAKQTQTWKIPTAFGLRSTRSEKGAVVSLSYSEQPRTEAQSNQLWQPPLFEPGEQLNVTEVIQRTLPYLLPELLCSTNSPSDQTSHRWVDRLIPQTSVNDWSVFVLGQGVPKIGEDGNSETELIAQVALQRALSDFSNHLAPYLTEQRYGGHLLYAQGDGFLASLSLQDWDKWLCDMHQCYRAYLTSFRIGVRCSN
- the hetR gene encoding heterocyst differentiation control protein (controls heterocyst differentiation; has protease DNA-binding activity) translates to MTIDTDLIKCLSLGALDQIMFYLAFSAIRSGGHRHGAFLDAAATAAKCAVYLTYVEQDQNLRRTGLLHHIEPRRVKEIVEEVRMALTEGKLHKILGSQEPPYLIQFPYLWLEKYPWQPGRSRFPSSGLTSIEKQQIEDKLPPNLPDAQLVNSFQLMELIESLHNRFQSSLPAQHRTPLSESLAEHIKRRLLYSGTIARVDSTCLGLPFYALARVTYSPADTEERTYLMVEDTARYFRMMKNWAERRPQVARMLEELDIAPDSVDQALEELDDFLRSWADRYHQEGGIPFVMQMLVGAKETL
- a CDS encoding class I SAM-dependent rRNA methyltransferase, producing MVKLPRIQLPQSLKERLVQGHPWVYRNHVPPQIHLSSGSWVLVQCGNWTGYGLWDENGPIALRIFSEKQVPTVQWFRDQVKAAWELRLPLRTQGCTAYRWLFGEGDGLPGITVDLYDQFAVVQTYMEGASVLSDWLIDALRATTSLKGIYQRTQHRPRQENQGDQRGEPQTEQKVVLLWGQPAPADLTVQEHGLRFQVNLFAGQKTGLFLDHRENRRFVQDLSQGKDVLNCFAYTGAFSLYALRGNARTVTSVDIGKGLAEAAATNITLNRLDADKHTFMTQDCFTLLNQYVEQGRCFDLVILDPPSFAKTKQNRHAAQRAYIKLNALALRCVAPNGLLVTASCTSQVSVEAFKEAIAAAGATTGRRIQIIHEAGQPIDHPVPAQFPEGRYLKFVVGRVSFVR
- a CDS encoding RNA-binding protein codes for the protein MSIYIGNLSYDVTEADLTAVFAEYGSVKRVQLPTDRETGRMRGFGFVEMGTDAEEQAAIDALDGAEWMGRDLKVNKAKPREERGNSFGGGGGGRGGNFSRRY
- a CDS encoding ankyrin repeat domain-containing protein, coding for MPGICVVSQSTAIDSHTSRIGADPNDEANDGFPSLITVLSSDRPDKKQVLSLLLSFGANIQQRGVNDDTPLHYAACQDDPSSIELLLKQGADPDARTRIDHYATPLEEAEQFGHLVGAETLRRFLANKKRL
- a CDS encoding alpha/beta hydrolase — its product is MVVMPLDFLFRWLAGLLSIALLGSGIYILHQWYERELIDRAWLIAGWAIVVWSVVGFLPLAILFRRPGRDEPKMQRSSTTERISRPDGSEIHVEFYGSPDAPPLILTHGWGPNSTVWYYAKKQLANDYRVIVWDLPGLGKSTKPQNRDYSIEKYARDLEAVLQLAGDQPAILLGHSIGGMILLTFCRLFPEQLNQRVAGLILVDTTYTNPLKTTIFSRLLTVLQKPLLEPLLYLTIALSPVLWLISGLSYLNGMMYITTEISGFTGRETRGQLDFSTRLGLLGSPGVLARGVLAMFRFDETNTLPNINVPVRVIAGDADIATLFSANRRLSDGIPDAELVKLRPAGHMGLIERNAEFAEAVRSFLVLQSKPAQ
- a CDS encoding PCP reductase family protein, giving the protein MSSAIEWTPEAEARLKEIPFFVRPAARKKIEKLAQEVGATQITVEVYEQAKQKFGSS